Proteins found in one Sporosarcina sp. FSL K6-3457 genomic segment:
- a CDS encoding spr1629 family repressor/antitoxin: MFIGKSLTNIRILNDLSRGRLAEKVGVTEQAIWQYENGYMSPKLEVVNKLKLTFKVKASYFYRVDVLDKVDFENIQLQHIAYRSETINSLSKTQSELMHIRFLDGFIKKVESKISYPSNLLLQLRKETLEYLRQNPNVDRENQIKFIANLARQTIGLPENSNQNILFLLEKAGAFIFEKEIGETIDAYSLWTEDDRPYIILGTIKKSAARRNFDLAHELGHLLLHYKVEFNMQDRKSYRDLEDEAHSFASEFLLPEEFRKDCEGITKVSNPDSYIDLKQKWEVSLQAIAMRAYKLGLMEYQQYRYFFMSINKKGYKTLEPLDDKISISRPMKIKSILQLLFEKGIYSVSSLTEELKVDIEFLTILTGIEKEFFDKYRQNEQKVFTTSELIFKQ, encoded by the coding sequence TTGTTTATTGGTAAAAGTTTAACCAATATCCGTATTCTAAATGATTTGAGTAGGGGGCGATTGGCGGAAAAAGTGGGTGTAACTGAACAGGCTATTTGGCAATATGAAAATGGTTATATGTCCCCTAAATTAGAAGTTGTGAATAAATTGAAGCTGACTTTTAAGGTGAAGGCTTCGTATTTTTATCGTGTAGATGTATTGGATAAAGTTGATTTTGAAAATATACAACTTCAGCATATAGCGTACCGTTCTGAGACAATAAACTCCTTAAGTAAAACGCAAAGCGAATTAATGCATATTCGCTTTTTAGATGGATTTATAAAAAAAGTGGAATCTAAAATAAGTTATCCATCCAATTTATTGTTGCAATTACGCAAGGAGACGCTTGAATATCTCCGACAAAATCCAAATGTTGATCGGGAAAATCAAATTAAATTCATAGCTAATTTAGCGCGCCAAACAATCGGATTACCCGAAAACTCCAACCAAAATATCCTTTTTTTATTGGAGAAGGCGGGTGCCTTCATTTTTGAAAAAGAAATTGGAGAAACCATTGATGCTTATAGTCTTTGGACAGAAGACGATAGGCCTTATATTATATTGGGAACGATAAAAAAATCGGCTGCTAGAAGAAACTTTGACTTGGCTCATGAATTAGGTCATTTATTATTGCATTATAAAGTTGAATTCAACATGCAAGATAGGAAATCGTATAGAGACTTGGAAGATGAGGCACATAGTTTTGCCTCTGAATTTCTGTTACCAGAAGAATTTAGAAAAGATTGTGAAGGCATCACTAAAGTTTCAAATCCGGATTCTTATATCGATCTCAAACAAAAATGGGAAGTTTCGTTACAGGCCATTGCAATGAGGGCATATAAATTGGGTCTAATGGAATATCAACAATATCGTTACTTTTTCATGTCCATTAACAAAAAGGGCTATAAAACGCTGGAACCACTTGATGACAAGATTTCAATTAGCCGCCCGATGAAGATAAAAAGTATACTACAGCTACTTTTTGAAAAAGGAATTTATTCTGTATCTAGTTTAACGGAAGAATTAAAAGTAGATATAGAATTTTTAACGATATTAACGGGGATAGAAAAGGAATTCTTTGATAAATATCGTCAAAATGAACAAAAAGTCTTTACGACTAGCGAACTGATTTTTAAACAATAA
- a CDS encoding spr1630 family ClpXP-sensitive toxin, producing the protein MREYSLSEKLNESIVDGIIEGYRDYLDVRRQKASELKVHGAYAWVKGNHIDHYVALSCEDSGVTSTLAKAGLTWQYLQFSDKNEKTLFIVKNVRYFNIEEVDKGKDAKGRTRGSKASYMKNLMDINSGVKFDEIPAKSFNQSVQLELLEDFQPVTLDAEDTQGMDTQFDRFYIATYQIGEDHQIGEIRLWMPNPADNKAYLISELTPYIGQKSSHLFEIEEELKSVLAQTIAAEGALDATAFGIVLDDVEEQEN; encoded by the coding sequence ATGAGAGAATACAGTTTATCTGAGAAATTAAATGAAAGTATTGTTGATGGAATTATTGAAGGGTATAGGGATTACTTGGATGTGAGGCGTCAAAAAGCTAGTGAATTAAAAGTGCACGGTGCTTATGCCTGGGTTAAGGGAAATCATATTGACCATTATGTTGCTTTGTCTTGTGAGGACAGCGGTGTTACTAGTACTTTGGCAAAGGCAGGTTTGACTTGGCAATATTTACAGTTCTCGGATAAAAATGAGAAGACGTTGTTTATTGTGAAAAATGTACGTTACTTTAATATAGAAGAGGTAGACAAAGGGAAAGACGCGAAAGGTCGCACGCGGGGAAGCAAAGCTTCATATATGAAGAATTTAATGGATATTAATAGTGGGGTTAAGTTTGATGAGATTCCTGCAAAGAGTTTCAATCAATCTGTACAATTAGAGCTATTAGAAGATTTCCAGCCTGTGACACTTGATGCGGAAGATACACAAGGTATGGATACACAGTTTGATAGGTTTTATATCGCGACCTATCAGATAGGGGAAGATCATCAAATTGGTGAAATTCGTTTGTGGATGCCTAATCCCGCTGATAATAAGGCATACTTAATAAGTGAGTTAACACCATATATTGGTCAAAAGTCTAGTCATCTATTTGAGATTGAGGAAGAACTAAAGTCAGTTCTGGCACAAACAATTGCAGCAGAAGGTGCGCTAGATGCAACTGCATTTGGTATTGTACTGGATGATGTTGAAGAACAAGAAAATTGA
- a CDS encoding VOC family protein, with protein MIKGIGHVGFSVVDMERSLDFYCNKLGLKKAFELNLPNGDPWIVYVKVADGCFIELFYGGTEEVRERTKHICFEVDNIQETADQLKKKGVSLEVEISQGVALNSQFWIVDPDGNWIEFMEMHPESPHMRS; from the coding sequence ATGATTAAAGGAATTGGTCATGTAGGATTTAGTGTAGTGGATATGGAGCGCTCATTGGATTTTTATTGCAATAAGCTTGGTCTTAAGAAAGCGTTTGAATTAAATCTACCAAATGGCGACCCGTGGATTGTATATGTCAAGGTAGCTGACGGGTGTTTCATCGAATTATTTTATGGGGGTACCGAAGAAGTTCGGGAGCGAACAAAACATATCTGTTTCGAGGTAGATAATATTCAAGAAACGGCAGATCAATTGAAGAAAAAGGGAGTCTCCTTAGAAGTAGAAATTTCCCAAGGAGTGGCTTTGAACTCCCAATTTTGGATAGTAGATCCCGACGGAAATTGGATTGAGTTTATGGAAATGCATCCTGAATCCCCTCATATGAGAAGTTAG
- a CDS encoding MarR family winged helix-turn-helix transcriptional regulator: MNGKCENQPYLMLMKTTKAIQERIKREMLTNKLNITEFSVLEVLHLQGKQTVQQIGNSILISSGSMTYVIDKLEHKGLLNRNGCPNDRRVTHVLLTEDGTRLMEKIMPPHQDLVNDMFEALTEDESEMMVKLLGKVSERV, from the coding sequence ATGAATGGAAAATGTGAAAATCAACCTTATTTGATGCTAATGAAAACAACCAAAGCAATTCAGGAGCGAATTAAGAGAGAAATGCTTACCAATAAGCTAAACATAACGGAGTTTTCTGTACTAGAGGTGCTTCATCTACAGGGGAAACAAACTGTTCAGCAGATTGGTAATAGCATACTCATTTCTAGTGGCTCTATGACTTATGTAATCGATAAATTAGAACATAAAGGATTATTAAATCGGAATGGATGTCCGAATGATCGACGAGTCACCCATGTGCTATTAACGGAAGATGGGACTCGCTTAATGGAGAAAATCATGCCTCCCCATCAAGATTTGGTTAATGATATGTTTGAGGCTTTAACTGAAGATGAGTCTGAAATGATGGTAAAGCTTTTGGGTAAAGTAAGTGAAAGAGTGTAG
- a CDS encoding flavin reductase family protein encodes MISIDPQKNSERDNYKILIGSIIPRPIAFVTTQSEDGIVNGAPFSYFNIVSSNPPMVSLAIQRPSGELKDTARNIYSSREFVVHIVDDENVVKINKTAASLPATESEIELANLTLVQSENVTVPGVREAKVRMECRLVQSIPFGGDGPGSDLFIGEVVRFHVDEAIYEDGRIDPRGLNAVSRLAGANYAKIGDIFSIERPK; translated from the coding sequence TTGATTTCAATCGATCCTCAAAAAAATAGTGAGCGGGATAATTATAAAATTCTCATTGGTTCTATCATTCCTAGACCTATTGCTTTTGTGACTACACAATCTGAGGATGGCATCGTTAATGGTGCGCCCTTTAGCTATTTTAATATAGTTTCATCCAACCCGCCGATGGTTTCTTTAGCTATCCAAAGACCAAGTGGGGAATTGAAAGATACTGCAAGAAATATTTATAGTAGTCGTGAATTCGTTGTGCATATTGTAGATGATGAAAATGTGGTGAAAATCAATAAAACCGCAGCCTCATTACCTGCAACTGAAAGTGAAATCGAATTGGCGAATCTAACACTTGTACAAAGTGAAAACGTAACTGTACCAGGAGTCAGGGAAGCGAAAGTTCGGATGGAATGCAGACTAGTACAATCCATTCCTTTCGGTGGAGATGGACCAGGTAGTGATTTGTTTATTGGAGAGGTTGTTCGGTTTCATGTGGATGAAGCAATTTATGAAGATGGACGAATTGACCCTAGAGGTTTAAATGCGGTTAGTCGCTTGGCAGGTGCCAATTACGCAAAGATTGGTGATATATTTTCTATCGAAAGACCGAAGTAG
- a CDS encoding ring-cleaving dioxygenase, translating into MKKQTAGIHHITAIVGHPQENIDFYAGVLGLRLVKQTVNFDDPGTYHLYFGDGGGKPGTIITFFPWADAYQGQIGDGQVGVTTYVVPVGSLDFWENRLTTFAIPFKKAERFGEQVIQFDDPHGLHVELVARAEGEQNNWTFGGVTPEVAIKGFGGATLYSSKPEETAETLTNVMGLELVGTEGDYTRYQAPADIGNIIDLKMVTGVRGSMGVGTVHHIAWRAKDDADLLEWQQHAGNHDQYVTEVKDRNYFNALYFRESGEILFEIATDPPGFAHDETPETMGTQLMLPEQYEQRREQLINSLIPIQVRLID; encoded by the coding sequence ATGAAAAAACAAACAGCGGGTATTCACCATATTACAGCCATTGTCGGTCATCCACAGGAAAATATTGATTTTTATGCGGGAGTATTGGGCTTACGTTTAGTTAAGCAAACCGTGAACTTTGATGATCCTGGCACTTACCATCTCTATTTTGGCGATGGGGGAGGAAAGCCGGGAACAATTATTACATTTTTCCCTTGGGCAGATGCCTATCAAGGACAAATTGGAGACGGACAAGTTGGCGTGACAACGTATGTAGTACCAGTAGGATCTTTAGATTTTTGGGAAAACCGTCTAACTACATTTGCGATTCCATTTAAAAAAGCAGAGCGTTTTGGAGAACAAGTTATTCAATTTGATGATCCACATGGCTTGCATGTAGAACTTGTTGCACGTGCAGAAGGTGAACAAAATAACTGGACATTTGGCGGAGTAACACCAGAAGTCGCCATTAAAGGGTTCGGCGGTGCAACGCTGTACTCAAGCAAACCGGAAGAAACGGCTGAAACATTAACGAATGTAATGGGCCTTGAATTGGTTGGAACGGAAGGTGATTATACACGCTATCAAGCTCCAGCCGATATTGGTAATATTATAGACTTGAAAATGGTCACAGGTGTTCGTGGTTCAATGGGTGTTGGGACAGTTCACCATATTGCATGGCGTGCAAAAGATGATGCAGATCTTCTTGAATGGCAACAACATGCCGGTAATCATGACCAATATGTAACTGAAGTGAAGGATCGTAATTATTTCAATGCGCTGTATTTCCGTGAATCAGGCGAAATACTATTTGAAATTGCAACAGACCCACCAGGATTTGCACATGATGAAACACCTGAAACAATGGGGACACAGTTGATGTTACCTGAACAATATGAACAGCGTCGAGAGCAATTGATTAATTCGCTTATTCCAATTCAAGTGCGCCTAATCGATTAA
- a CDS encoding NADPH-dependent FMN reductase, with amino-acid sequence MGFFSKLFGTQQQEEEKSMTKSNIGIILGSTREGRVSPQVGAWVKELADKRGDANYTIIDIADYKLPLLGEAGGDASGAAAWSEIIAKQDGFVFIAQEYNHSISASLKNALDYLREEWNNKAAGIVSYGSVGGARATEHLRGILSELSVAHVRVHPALSLFTDFENGTDFKPAAVQADSVNQMLDQVIPWTTALNTVRK; translated from the coding sequence ATGGGCTTTTTCAGTAAATTATTTGGAACGCAACAACAAGAGGAGGAAAAATCAATGACAAAATCAAATATAGGTATTATTTTAGGATCAACACGTGAGGGACGCGTAAGTCCACAAGTAGGGGCATGGGTAAAAGAATTAGCAGATAAACGTGGAGATGCAAATTACACGATTATCGATATCGCAGATTATAAATTACCACTTTTAGGTGAAGCAGGCGGCGACGCATCGGGTGCAGCAGCGTGGTCAGAAATCATTGCAAAACAAGACGGCTTCGTATTCATCGCTCAAGAATATAATCACTCGATCTCAGCTTCGCTGAAAAATGCGTTAGATTACTTACGTGAGGAATGGAATAACAAAGCAGCAGGTATCGTATCATACGGTTCAGTAGGTGGAGCTCGTGCAACGGAACATCTACGTGGTATTTTAAGTGAATTATCTGTAGCGCATGTTCGTGTACATCCGGCATTATCATTATTTACAGACTTTGAAAATGGTACAGACTTCAAACCAGCTGCTGTACAAGCAGATTCAGTAAACCAGATGTTAGACCAAGTTATTCCTTGGACAACTGCATTGAATACAGTACGTAAATAA
- a CDS encoding ring-cleaving dioxygenase, whose translation MNHLKGMHHVTAITSSAEKNYEFFTYVLGMRLVKKTVNQDDIQTYHLFFADDKGSAGTDMTFFDFPGIPKGTHGTNEIYKTAFRVPTDAALEYWVKRFDKYKVGNNGIEEVFGKKTISFVDFDDQQYMLVSDELNKGVASGTPWQNGPVPLEFAITGLGPIHIRIEQFDYLKEVLEKVMLMREIAQEGFLHLFEVGEGGNGAQVIVEHNTTLPAGRQGFGTVHHAAFRVEDTKVLYEWIERLEQFGFGTSGYVDRFFFESLYARVAQGILFEWATDGPGFMGDEPYETVGEILSLPPFLEGKREQIEAMVRPIDTVRSTLKIEKEYL comes from the coding sequence ATGAACCACTTAAAAGGAATGCACCATGTAACAGCGATTACAAGTAGTGCAGAGAAAAACTATGAATTTTTCACGTATGTATTAGGAATGCGTCTTGTGAAGAAAACAGTTAATCAAGATGACATTCAAACGTATCATTTATTCTTCGCAGATGATAAAGGCTCTGCCGGTACGGATATGACTTTTTTTGATTTCCCAGGTATTCCAAAAGGTACGCATGGAACAAATGAGATTTATAAAACAGCTTTCCGTGTACCGACAGATGCTGCACTTGAATACTGGGTAAAACGCTTTGATAAATATAAAGTGGGGAATAATGGTATTGAAGAAGTGTTTGGGAAGAAAACTATTTCCTTTGTGGACTTTGATGACCAACAATATATGTTAGTGTCTGATGAATTGAACAAGGGTGTTGCATCAGGTACACCTTGGCAGAATGGTCCAGTACCTTTGGAATTTGCGATTACAGGTTTAGGACCCATTCATATTCGCATCGAACAATTTGATTATTTGAAGGAAGTATTGGAAAAAGTAATGTTAATGCGTGAGATTGCACAAGAGGGCTTCCTGCATTTATTTGAAGTTGGTGAAGGTGGAAATGGTGCGCAAGTAATTGTGGAGCATAATACGACTTTACCAGCTGGTCGACAAGGTTTCGGTACAGTGCATCACGCGGCTTTCCGTGTGGAAGATACAAAAGTATTATATGAATGGATTGAGCGTCTGGAACAATTCGGTTTTGGTACTTCGGGCTATGTGGATCGTTTCTTTTTCGAATCATTATATGCGCGCGTAGCACAAGGCATCCTTTTTGAATGGGCAACAGATGGTCCAGGCTTTATGGGGGATGAACCTTATGAAACAGTAGGTGAAATCTTATCCTTACCGCCATTCCTTGAAGGAAAACGAGAGCAAATTGAGGCAATGGTGAGGCCGATCGACACAGTGCGTAGCACGCTTAAAATAGAAAAAGAGTACTTATAA
- the dapA gene encoding 4-hydroxy-tetrahydrodipicolinate synthase encodes MNFGQVVTAMVTPFNEHGDIDFEATRNLIEYLIANGSDSLVVSGTTGESPTLTTKEKIALFKFTVEVVDGRVPVIAGTGSNSTRESIELTISAEDVGVNAIMLVAPYYNKPCQEGLFQHFQTIAAATSLPIMLYNVPGRTVVNIDVDTVIRLAAIQNIVAIKEASGNLDAMAEIIEQTPTEFSLYSGDDGLTIPVLAIGGAGVVSVSSHIVGNEMQAMIKNFKMGNVKEAATDHRKLLPIMKALFAAPNPSPVKAALNLKGIPVGGVRLPMIPLNDEQLHSLQRTLAICDGVSV; translated from the coding sequence ATGAATTTCGGACAGGTTGTAACGGCTATGGTAACTCCTTTTAATGAGCATGGGGACATTGATTTTGAAGCAACGAGAAATTTGATTGAGTATTTAATTGCCAATGGGTCGGATAGTTTAGTTGTGTCAGGCACGACTGGAGAGTCTCCGACGTTAACCACGAAAGAGAAAATAGCGCTATTCAAATTTACAGTGGAAGTTGTAGATGGCAGAGTACCCGTAATTGCAGGAACAGGTTCGAACAGCACGAGGGAATCGATTGAACTGACAATATCAGCAGAAGATGTTGGTGTCAATGCAATTATGCTCGTTGCCCCCTACTATAACAAGCCATGCCAGGAAGGATTGTTTCAACACTTCCAAACGATTGCAGCGGCGACTTCTTTACCAATTATGTTATACAATGTGCCAGGGCGAACAGTCGTCAACATCGACGTCGATACAGTCATCCGCCTGGCAGCCATCCAAAATATCGTTGCGATTAAAGAAGCGAGCGGTAATTTGGATGCAATGGCTGAAATCATCGAGCAAACACCAACAGAATTTTCCTTGTATAGCGGCGATGATGGCCTAACTATCCCCGTATTAGCAATTGGTGGGGCCGGCGTTGTTTCTGTATCGTCTCATATTGTAGGGAATGAAATGCAGGCGATGATTAAAAACTTCAAAATGGGCAATGTCAAAGAGGCGGCTACAGACCATCGTAAACTGTTGCCGATTATGAAAGCTCTTTTTGCCGCCCCAAATCCATCACCAGTAAAAGCAGCATTGAATCTAAAAGGAATTCCCGTCGGCGGCGTTCGTTTGCCGATGATTCCATTGAATGATGAACAGCTCCATTCATTACAACGTACGTTAGCTATTTGTGATGGAGTGAGTGTTTGA
- a CDS encoding HesB/YadR/YfhF family protein, translated as MTLEVSKEAAEWYKREMDLEPGAYVQYYIQIYGGIPTAHPNYSLGMSVGNQGNIGEKAEVEGITFYFNEDNSWFLKEFDMKVIVENDELEFVFQEK; from the coding sequence ATGACTTTAGAGGTAAGTAAGGAAGCAGCTGAATGGTATAAACGTGAAATGGATTTGGAACCAGGTGCTTATGTCCAATATTACATTCAAATTTACGGCGGTATTCCGACTGCCCATCCGAACTATTCTTTAGGCATGTCTGTTGGGAATCAAGGAAATATTGGTGAAAAAGCTGAGGTTGAAGGAATTACTTTTTACTTTAACGAGGATAATTCCTGGTTTTTGAAGGAGTTTGATATGAAAGTTATTGTAGAAAACGATGAGTTGGAGTTTGTTTTTCAGGAAAAGTAA